In Halobaculum sp. XH14, a single genomic region encodes these proteins:
- a CDS encoding flippase yields MRTEKFSHLLLTYFRLMRKSFLQVASIAFIGGLVGRGLRYFLNVIIARSLGPEALGVFAFGIVVMKASAVAARVGLNNAAQKFIPIYLMEDDDSKLLGTVILCLIIPLILGVILAIIIYVAEGYVNRITGESFTSVTQVFLLGIPMFAVMTVGMSATKGFQETKYAVLIRDLGQSGLAVLMAVIGGYVFADIRVIVLGYLGSLLFGILLVVLSLWRQGGIQWIRPEFEGRRLIMYATPLTIVAITQYFISWTDILMLGFLVPASELGWYQAAFQTSVMLTIVLNAANSIFPALTSDLHSRGQHERLRRIHDVVTKWVTYLTVLGAVFILFYAGDILTLFGASTPEARISLRILAIGQAIVAVTGPVGFLLLMTGYERLDAANTVIVAFTNVILNYFLIRQFGVVGAALATSSALALLNLLRLGEVWWSLNQNPFGRNYWKGLLAILFASTVMWFGQLLPVFPILRVLLIGTISFFVFCITMSILQLDENDTLLINSLQ; encoded by the coding sequence ATGAGAACGGAGAAGTTTTCCCATCTCCTGTTGACTTACTTTCGTCTAATGCGAAAGTCGTTTCTCCAGGTTGCATCGATTGCTTTTATAGGTGGATTGGTAGGTCGAGGGTTACGCTATTTCCTCAATGTTATAATTGCTCGTAGTCTTGGGCCTGAGGCACTAGGAGTATTTGCCTTCGGTATAGTTGTGATGAAAGCTAGTGCGGTAGCTGCCCGCGTTGGATTAAATAACGCGGCCCAAAAATTTATACCGATTTACCTAATGGAAGATGACGATTCAAAGCTCCTTGGAACAGTTATCCTTTGTCTCATCATCCCACTCATACTTGGGGTTATTCTCGCGATTATTATTTATGTAGCAGAGGGTTATGTGAATCGAATCACGGGGGAATCCTTCACTTCGGTTACACAGGTGTTTCTTCTGGGGATCCCAATGTTTGCAGTGATGACCGTGGGAATGTCCGCAACAAAAGGATTCCAAGAGACGAAATACGCCGTTCTCATCCGCGACCTCGGACAATCTGGCTTAGCCGTCCTTATGGCCGTTATCGGTGGTTATGTTTTTGCAGACATTCGGGTCATAGTATTGGGATACTTGGGCTCACTATTATTTGGTATTCTGTTAGTTGTACTTTCATTGTGGCGCCAAGGGGGGATTCAGTGGATTCGCCCCGAGTTTGAGGGGCGGCGATTAATTATGTATGCAACACCGCTTACGATCGTCGCAATCACACAGTATTTTATCTCATGGACGGACATCCTGATGCTTGGATTTCTGGTTCCGGCCTCCGAGCTTGGATGGTACCAAGCAGCTTTTCAAACCTCAGTAATGCTTACTATTGTTCTAAACGCGGCAAATTCGATTTTCCCAGCGCTCACATCAGACTTACATTCTAGAGGCCAGCACGAACGTCTGCGACGGATCCATGATGTTGTAACGAAGTGGGTAACATACCTCACGGTACTAGGGGCTGTATTCATTCTTTTCTATGCGGGGGATATTCTCACACTCTTCGGAGCATCAACTCCTGAAGCACGAATTTCGCTACGAATACTCGCTATTGGGCAGGCTATTGTTGCAGTTACTGGACCAGTTGGGTTTCTGTTGCTAATGACGGGATACGAACGATTAGACGCAGCAAACACTGTTATTGTTGCGTTTACAAACGTTATATTAAATTACTTCTTAATCCGACAATTTGGTGTCGTCGGAGCCGCACTTGCAACAAGTAGTGCCCTTGCTTTGCTTAATTTACTACGATTGGGAGAAGTCTGGTGGTCACTGAATCAGAATCCTTTTGGTAGAAATTACTGGAAAGGACTTCTAGCTATTCTATTCGCCTCTACTGTGATGTGGTTTGGCCAGTTACTCCCGGTATTCCCGATCTTGCGTGTTCTATTGATTGGTACAATTTCCTTTTTCGTATTTTGTATAACTATGTCCATC
- a CDS encoding DUF7342 family protein encodes MSDSSDLTEPWKGNVNEAVIREWKEETTAFDRITTVIDATSKPAFAREIAERAVVAEPTARRHLKSLAEVGRVTAVSADGGTKYKRSPSTLAMRRIAGLHAHYSKEELQDAIADLREKLAALRDKHGVSDADDLATELELGDDSWTDVSRWRDLEENLDIAKAALNLYDFDPDGGGQAAIRAVEEADESTSQSVVGSLAGFGSQSAA; translated from the coding sequence ATGTCAGACAGTTCAGATTTGACGGAGCCGTGGAAAGGTAACGTAAACGAGGCGGTCATCAGGGAGTGGAAAGAAGAGACCACCGCGTTCGATCGCATCACGACCGTCATCGACGCGACGTCGAAGCCAGCGTTTGCGAGAGAGATCGCCGAACGTGCCGTCGTCGCCGAACCGACAGCCCGACGCCACCTGAAGTCACTGGCCGAGGTGGGCCGAGTAACGGCCGTCTCGGCGGACGGCGGGACCAAATATAAACGGTCCCCGAGCACGCTCGCGATGCGACGGATTGCAGGACTCCACGCCCACTACTCGAAAGAGGAACTTCAGGATGCAATTGCAGACCTCCGCGAGAAGTTAGCAGCCCTCCGTGACAAACACGGCGTTAGTGATGCGGACGATCTCGCAACGGAACTGGAACTCGGTGACGATAGTTGGACCGACGTCTCCCGGTGGCGAGACCTCGAGGAGAATCTTGACATCGCAAAGGCGGCGCTGAACCTCTACGACTTTGACCCTGATGGAGGCGGACAGGCCGCGATAAGAGCCGTCGAGGAGGCAGACGAGTCAACTTCCCAATCTGTTGTGGGATCCCTCGCTGGATTCGGTAGTCAAAGTGCTGCCTGA
- a CDS encoding ArnT family glycosyltransferase, translating to MSNEQYQFTTWFHRIRRNSFLQLRYFPVLTLLPLLTSSVPSSYLPSREIAHYFQALAFARDGLNSYGYLTVRESGAALHLYSLILAPFIKLGFVTSGRFVSAVAALGTTILIAYLARIWFDSNVAFLAPIILWVNPFFYRFAWAYMPDSLSIFLTVSAVGTMVRYTETDAIKWYLVSVAAIVLAIANHGWEATILLPVATLLWVYQKRRGAIIYAILTVASVGTVKYLVGLQPLPTTGSGYLITDVGLSFYFTSDFWMGVVTRPYSPFYLGHSLHFYPGLVAVLYWLRNAYLGVRKDTSLIMAAWLSSGLSIPFILPGGLNHHYYLWALVAPVTLTVAAVIPKIVNSLGVGITSHQESRIKQAATVILIILVSVNGLVFEAGLFIGDAGSPPAVGDRHENPEIMPSEAVSTGEQLAKMDVSDPNRIVFLTEEANELHRQTIFRVLVHGDVLLRDTWNPSFTPSSNTVPRYVTDQDDVLNCDVVIKKVDQKLLVKRCLGNV from the coding sequence ATGAGCAATGAACAGTATCAGTTTACTACTTGGTTTCATCGAATTCGCCGTAATTCATTCTTACAACTTCGATACTTTCCTGTTCTTACTCTTCTACCGCTCCTAACTTCAAGTGTCCCATCATCATACCTGCCAAGCAGGGAGATTGCCCATTATTTCCAAGCACTCGCTTTTGCCCGAGACGGGCTCAATTCCTATGGATATCTCACTGTCCGGGAAAGTGGTGCCGCACTACATCTCTACTCGCTTATTCTTGCTCCTTTCATCAAACTTGGATTCGTTACCTCAGGGCGATTCGTGAGTGCTGTGGCTGCTCTCGGGACTACAATCCTTATCGCGTATCTTGCACGCATTTGGTTTGATTCAAACGTTGCATTTCTAGCCCCGATCATTCTCTGGGTAAATCCGTTTTTCTATCGGTTTGCATGGGCCTATATGCCCGATTCCCTTTCAATATTCTTGACCGTAAGTGCTGTAGGGACGATGGTTCGGTACACTGAAACTGACGCCATTAAATGGTATCTTGTCTCAGTCGCAGCGATTGTACTCGCCATCGCAAATCACGGATGGGAGGCAACGATTCTTCTTCCTGTGGCAACTCTACTCTGGGTATATCAAAAGCGTCGAGGTGCTATTATCTATGCAATTCTTACAGTGGCCTCAGTCGGTACGGTCAAATACCTCGTTGGACTTCAACCACTGCCAACGACGGGATCTGGTTACCTAATTACTGATGTTGGACTATCATTTTATTTTACATCCGACTTTTGGATGGGGGTCGTCACGCGCCCTTACTCACCGTTTTACCTTGGTCACAGTCTCCACTTTTACCCGGGATTAGTAGCAGTTCTCTATTGGCTTCGGAATGCCTACCTCGGAGTCCGAAAAGACACATCCCTCATAATGGCTGCATGGTTGTCTAGTGGGCTGTCTATCCCGTTTATACTTCCAGGGGGATTGAACCATCACTACTATTTATGGGCACTTGTTGCTCCAGTCACGCTTACAGTTGCTGCCGTCATTCCTAAGATAGTAAATTCGCTCGGAGTTGGGATAACTAGTCATCAAGAGAGTCGAATTAAACAAGCAGCAACCGTCATACTTATCATATTAGTTTCAGTAAACGGTCTGGTATTCGAAGCAGGGCTGTTTATCGGAGACGCAGGATCTCCACCAGCAGTAGGTGACCGCCATGAGAATCCTGAAATAATGCCATCAGAAGCAGTCTCGACAGGCGAGCAATTAGCAAAAATGGACGTTTCTGATCCGAATAGGATCGTGTTCCTTACAGAGGAGGCCAATGAGCTTCATCGTCAAACGATATTCCGCGTCCTCGTGCATGGGGATGTCTTACTTCGGGATACATGGAATCCCTCATTTACTCCCAGCTCGAATACAGTACCTCGGTACGTTACTGATCAAGATGATGTACTTAATTGTGATGTAGTTATTAAAAAGGTTGATCAAAAACTACTTGTTAAGAGATGTCTGGGGAATGTGTGA
- a CDS encoding O-antigen ligase family protein, which produces MKYGATVAFVLLLFGSLFSLTTLFPVFYSYIIALVTFGIASLYFLKKSRTFQAEKYSILSMVGIFLIFGWHAVTNPSGANIVTSASVRVIIFVPVFLITVFWIPSTLPHEQFVFAVTRIGGGLSILGLLVSFGVVPPFQSEELFGRPMFLAIFGPDIQVLTSIFNDSNFAGEFLSVAAILGLIEGRSYDNHAGYVFAGLNLVALNFTYSRAGYIAALGGIAVFWLLNRQYIITAAISTFSGIFGLAVFQASVVSNRNIPIDVTGREYLWPATINATLQRPLVGWGPGDRAELIRPYLPSGATPNTPHNSFLRFFLTSGIVGGVLYIIFTLMTIIFPLVYHQSSQERLLPPVVAVVILQSFGGFSILGLGAISVLSAAISGYALLGVNNRTIAR; this is translated from the coding sequence GTGAAATATGGAGCGACTGTGGCGTTCGTCCTTCTCCTCTTTGGAAGTTTGTTCTCACTAACTACGCTATTCCCCGTATTTTATTCATACATAATCGCCTTGGTGACATTCGGAATAGCGTCACTTTATTTCCTCAAAAAAAGTCGCACATTTCAGGCCGAAAAATATTCTATCCTTTCTATGGTTGGGATCTTCCTTATATTTGGGTGGCATGCTGTAACTAACCCTAGCGGGGCCAATATAGTCACCTCAGCCAGCGTCAGGGTAATTATCTTCGTTCCTGTATTTTTGATCACAGTATTTTGGATTCCGTCAACGCTACCGCATGAACAGTTTGTCTTCGCTGTGACCCGGATTGGGGGCGGTCTATCTATTCTTGGATTACTCGTTAGCTTTGGAGTTGTGCCCCCTTTCCAATCGGAGGAACTGTTCGGTAGACCGATGTTCTTGGCAATATTCGGCCCAGATATACAGGTACTCACTAGTATATTCAACGACTCTAACTTTGCAGGGGAGTTCCTATCTGTTGCCGCCATTCTGGGCCTAATTGAAGGGAGATCATATGACAATCACGCCGGATACGTGTTCGCAGGATTGAATCTTGTTGCCCTGAATTTTACATACTCCAGAGCGGGTTATATTGCGGCATTGGGTGGTATCGCTGTCTTCTGGTTACTCAATCGCCAATACATTATTACAGCAGCTATTTCGACATTTTCGGGTATATTTGGTCTTGCAGTGTTCCAAGCCAGTGTCGTAAGTAATCGAAACATCCCTATTGATGTAACCGGTAGAGAATATCTTTGGCCAGCCACTATTAACGCTACACTACAAAGGCCTCTTGTCGGATGGGGGCCAGGAGACCGAGCTGAACTCATTCGTCCATATTTACCGTCCGGTGCTACGCCGAATACTCCACACAACTCTTTCCTCCGGTTTTTCCTCACGTCTGGTATTGTGGGAGGGGTACTCTACATCATATTCACTTTAATGACGATTATCTTCCCCTTAGTCTACCACCAAAGTAGCCAAGAGCGTTTGTTGCCACCAGTCGTTGCAGTCGTCATTCTACAATCGTTTGGAGGATTCAGCATTCTTGGCTTGGGTGCAATTTCAGTCCTATCAGCAGCTATCAGTGGGTATGCACTGCTCGGGGTTAACAATCGGACAATTGCCAGATGA